In Emys orbicularis isolate rEmyOrb1 chromosome 12, rEmyOrb1.hap1, whole genome shotgun sequence, one genomic interval encodes:
- the RPS21 gene encoding small ribosomal subunit protein eS21, whose product MQNDAGEFVDLYVPRKCSASNRIIGAKDHASIQMNISEVDKVTGRVNGQFKTYAICGAIRRMGESDDSILRLAKNDGIVSKNF is encoded by the exons ATGCAGAACGACGCTGGGGAATTTGTGGACCTGTATGTGCCTCGTAAATG CTCTGCTAGCAACCGAATAATCGGTGCTAAGGACCATGCTTCCATTCAAATGAATATTTCTGAG GTTGACAAGGTCACAGGCAGAGTCAATGGCCAGTTCAAAACTTATGCCATTTGTGGAGCAATTCGTAGGATG gGTGAATCTGATGATTCTATTCTGCGTCTGGCAAAAAATGATGGGATTGTTTCCAA GAATTTCTAA